One Halobaculum roseum DNA segment encodes these proteins:
- a CDS encoding uS10/mL48 family ribosomal protein, which translates to MTFVTKLRFQSGDRAALDDTVNGIREMLERKGAECKGPHTEPSERVRVPLYEGLSSGDELAEWSFEVFARRLEIHGNDHIAREVGHMDFPDSVHVEIQVEQKKPLGHRQN; encoded by the coding sequence ATGACCTTCGTAACCAAACTTCGGTTCCAAAGCGGGGACCGGGCCGCGCTCGACGACACCGTGAACGGCATCAGGGAGATGCTCGAACGGAAAGGCGCCGAGTGCAAGGGCCCCCACACCGAACCCTCCGAGCGCGTCCGCGTCCCGCTGTACGAGGGACTCTCCTCGGGCGACGAGCTCGCCGAGTGGTCGTTCGAGGTGTTCGCGCGCCGCCTGGAGATCCACGGCAACGACCACATCGCCCGCGAGGTCGGCCACATGGACTTCCCCGACTCCGTCCACGTCGAGATCCAGGTGGAGCAGAAGAAGCCGCTCGGGCACCGGCAGAACTGA
- a CDS encoding DUF5797 family protein, with product MSDLTDEELERLADVVRLQPTKNSELGDRWGMDSGSDVHSYLENHLKDYYYRDDNSLIRATSEAAELTGVEPGVVDDEDYPNAVPERITVPELHAQVFRVVADHDERSESVVSVLNKVRDEYGVDAEAGDVRRALQSLRRKNVVEVEYRTVPTFKLAVPREDVEVVVNGDA from the coding sequence ATGAGCGACCTCACCGACGAGGAACTGGAGCGGCTCGCCGACGTGGTGCGGCTCCAGCCGACGAAGAACAGCGAGCTCGGCGACCGGTGGGGGATGGACAGCGGCAGCGACGTGCACAGCTACCTCGAAAACCACCTGAAGGACTACTACTACCGCGACGACAACAGCCTCATCCGAGCCACGAGCGAGGCCGCGGAACTCACGGGCGTCGAACCGGGCGTCGTCGACGACGAGGACTACCCGAACGCGGTGCCCGAACGGATAACGGTTCCCGAACTCCACGCACAAGTGTTCCGCGTCGTCGCCGACCACGACGAGCGCTCGGAGTCCGTCGTCTCCGTGCTGAACAAGGTCCGCGACGAGTACGGCGTCGACGCCGAGGCCGGCGACGTGCGCCGCGCGCTCCAGAGCCTCCGGCGCAAGAACGTCGTCGAGGTCGAGTACCGCACGGTGCCGACGTTCAAGCTGGCGGTGCCGCGCGAGGACGTCGAGGTCGTCGTCAACGGCGACGCCTGA
- a CDS encoding transcription factor S gives MEFCDECGSMMKADDDTWVCGSCGHEELRDEAAEAAMTTTQGQEGSTVVDVSEMDQSEIGPTVEQKCPECDEVRTVRYEMKQIRSADESETRFFTCTECGQKWREDDH, from the coding sequence ATGGAATTCTGCGACGAGTGCGGCTCGATGATGAAAGCCGACGACGACACGTGGGTGTGCGGGTCGTGCGGTCACGAGGAGCTTCGCGACGAGGCGGCCGAGGCGGCGATGACGACGACGCAGGGTCAGGAGGGCAGCACCGTGGTCGACGTCTCCGAGATGGACCAGTCGGAGATCGGCCCGACGGTCGAGCAGAAGTGCCCCGAGTGCGACGAGGTGCGGACCGTGCGCTACGAGATGAAGCAGATCCGCTCGGCCGACGAGTCCGAGACGCGCTTCTTCACGTGCACCGAGTGCGGCCAGAAGTGGCGCGAGGACGACCACTAA
- a CDS encoding NAD(P)H-hydrate dehydratase: MISSERMAMVDRNAAALGVSTKQLMESSGNAVARAVRERADPGDGVLVVCGRGNNGGDAMVAARFLEEFETETLLLGRPGTIRTEIARENWDAIAESDLPTRTVTDSREFDLDEHDPDLVVDAMLGTGVTGALREPEATVARRVNAADVPVVSVDVPSGVDADTGTAAGTAVDADAVVTFHDDKPGLADLAADVTVADIGIPSAAETFVGPGDLLALDRDADSHKGDNGEVLVVGGGPYTGAPALAARAALRAGADLVRVACPAPVAREIQGYGPDLIVRGFDGDRLAPRHVDDLLDRAADQDAVVFGPGLGSDDATLEAVAEFLAGYDGRAVVDADALQVAPGVDTDAELICTPHQGELRKMGGETAADWRERADLVTEFASDLGHTLLVKGRYDVVSDGEETRVGRTGNPGMTVGGTGDVLAGVTGALAVQIDSTLQAAALAAWANGRAGDDAAAEYGNGLAASDLPDRIPQALRDEEV; encoded by the coding sequence ATGATCTCCTCCGAGCGGATGGCGATGGTCGACCGCAACGCCGCGGCGCTCGGCGTCTCGACGAAACAGCTGATGGAGTCGTCGGGCAACGCCGTCGCCCGCGCGGTCCGCGAGCGGGCGGATCCCGGCGACGGCGTTCTCGTGGTGTGCGGTCGCGGGAACAACGGCGGCGACGCGATGGTCGCCGCGCGCTTCCTCGAGGAGTTCGAGACCGAGACGCTGCTTCTCGGCAGGCCGGGGACGATCCGCACCGAGATCGCCCGTGAGAACTGGGACGCGATCGCAGAGAGCGACCTCCCGACCCGGACGGTCACCGACTCCCGGGAGTTCGACCTCGACGAGCACGACCCCGACCTCGTGGTCGACGCGATGCTCGGCACCGGCGTGACGGGCGCGCTCCGGGAGCCGGAGGCGACCGTCGCCCGCCGGGTCAACGCCGCCGACGTGCCCGTCGTCTCCGTGGACGTGCCCTCCGGCGTCGACGCCGACACGGGGACGGCCGCCGGCACCGCGGTCGACGCCGACGCGGTCGTCACCTTCCACGACGACAAGCCCGGGCTCGCGGACCTCGCCGCCGACGTGACGGTCGCGGACATCGGCATCCCGTCGGCCGCCGAGACGTTCGTCGGCCCGGGAGATCTGCTGGCGCTCGACCGCGACGCCGACTCCCACAAGGGCGACAACGGCGAGGTGCTCGTCGTCGGCGGCGGTCCCTACACCGGCGCGCCCGCGCTCGCCGCCCGCGCCGCGCTGCGCGCCGGCGCCGACCTCGTCCGGGTCGCCTGTCCCGCCCCGGTCGCCCGCGAGATCCAGGGGTACGGGCCGGACCTCATCGTCCGCGGGTTCGACGGCGACCGCCTCGCGCCGCGACACGTCGACGACCTCCTCGATCGCGCGGCCGACCAGGACGCGGTCGTCTTCGGTCCCGGACTCGGCAGCGACGACGCGACGCTGGAGGCCGTCGCCGAATTCCTCGCCGGCTACGACGGCCGCGCGGTCGTCGACGCCGACGCGCTGCAGGTCGCCCCCGGGGTCGACACCGACGCCGAGTTGATCTGCACGCCCCACCAGGGGGAGTTGCGGAAGATGGGCGGCGAGACCGCCGCCGACTGGCGCGAGCGAGCCGACCTCGTCACGGAATTCGCGAGCGATCTCGGCCACACGCTGCTCGTGAAGGGCCGGTACGACGTGGTCAGCGACGGCGAGGAGACCCGCGTCGGTCGCACCGGCAACCCGGGGATGACCGTCGGGGGGACCGGCGACGTGCTCGCGGGCGTGACGGGCGCGCTGGCCGTACAGATCGACTCGACGCTGCAGGCGGCCGCGCTCGCGGCGTGGGCGAACGGGCGCGCCGGCGACGACGCCGCCGCGGAGTACGGGAACGGTCTCGCGGCCTCGGACCTCCCGGACCGGATCCCACAAGCCCTCCGCGACGAAGAGGTGTGA
- the trxA gene encoding thioredoxin → MSGQTPAEEPIHIESEDQFAELTSEGIVLVDYHADWCGPCKMLEPTIEEVAAEVENLTVLKVDVDEFQGLAGEAGVRGIPALQFFADGEEAERLVGVQEKEDILRVVESLR, encoded by the coding sequence ATGAGTGGCCAAACCCCCGCAGAGGAACCCATCCACATCGAGAGCGAGGACCAGTTCGCGGAGCTGACGAGCGAGGGGATCGTCCTCGTCGACTACCACGCCGACTGGTGTGGCCCATGCAAGATGCTGGAGCCGACGATCGAGGAGGTCGCCGCGGAGGTCGAGAACCTCACCGTCCTCAAGGTCGACGTCGACGAGTTCCAGGGACTCGCGGGCGAGGCCGGCGTCCGAGGGATCCCCGCACTCCAGTTCTTCGCGGACGGCGAGGAGGCCGAGCGCCTCGTCGGCGTGCAGGAGAAGGAGGACATCCTTCGCGTGGTCGAGTCGCTCCGGTAG
- the hflX gene encoding GTPase HflX, whose product MPDRRTGDAPTAVVAKRVDRGRADLTEITELARAAGYEVTASLTQTREQDPAYHFGEGKADELARLVAREDADVLIVDNEVGPYQTFNIGSKLPEGVEVVDRFTLILDIFGQRAQTRKAQLQVELAELRYELPRAEVKASLAKRDERPGFMGLGEYDESRERDIKAQISRIKDELDAIAETEEKRRERRRESGFDLVALAGYTNAGKSTLLRRLADDLDVDENAEKHPDLDSTAESENQLFTTLGTTTRRANTGKRDVLLTDTVGFISDLPHWLVESFKSTLQSVYHADLVLLVVDASEPVEEMREKLVTSHDTLYERNEAPIVTVFNKVDRLDEEELRRKREALSALAPNPVCVSGLTGDRVDDLRERVEAELPDWKRERLLLPLSDDAMSLVSWVHDNGHVEREEYDATQVDLEFEAPPSVVEQARSRAADLDSQAPPESVESP is encoded by the coding sequence ATCCCTGACCGTCGCACCGGGGACGCGCCGACCGCGGTCGTCGCGAAGCGCGTCGACCGCGGACGCGCCGACCTGACGGAGATCACCGAGCTCGCCCGCGCCGCCGGCTACGAGGTGACCGCGTCGTTGACACAGACCCGGGAACAGGACCCGGCGTACCACTTCGGGGAGGGGAAGGCCGACGAACTCGCACGGCTCGTCGCCCGCGAGGACGCCGACGTCCTCATCGTCGACAACGAGGTCGGCCCGTACCAGACGTTCAACATCGGGTCGAAGCTCCCCGAGGGCGTCGAGGTCGTCGACCGCTTCACGCTCATCCTCGATATCTTCGGCCAGCGCGCGCAGACGCGCAAGGCGCAGCTACAGGTCGAGCTGGCGGAGCTGCGCTACGAGCTGCCGCGCGCGGAGGTGAAAGCCAGCCTCGCGAAGCGCGACGAGCGCCCCGGGTTCATGGGGCTCGGCGAGTACGACGAGTCGCGCGAGCGCGACATCAAAGCGCAGATCAGCCGCATCAAGGACGAGCTCGACGCGATCGCGGAAACCGAGGAGAAGCGCCGCGAGCGCCGCCGGGAGTCCGGTTTCGATCTGGTCGCGCTGGCGGGGTACACGAACGCAGGGAAGTCGACGCTCTTGCGACGCCTCGCGGACGACCTCGACGTCGACGAGAACGCGGAGAAACACCCGGACCTGGACTCGACGGCCGAGTCCGAGAACCAGCTGTTCACGACGCTCGGGACGACGACCCGCCGCGCGAACACCGGGAAGCGGGACGTGCTGCTCACCGACACGGTCGGATTCATCTCCGACCTGCCGCACTGGCTGGTGGAGTCGTTCAAGTCGACGCTCCAGTCGGTGTACCACGCCGACCTCGTGCTCCTCGTCGTCGACGCCAGCGAGCCCGTCGAGGAGATGCGCGAGAAGCTCGTCACCTCCCACGACACGCTATACGAGCGAAACGAGGCGCCCATCGTCACGGTGTTCAACAAGGTCGACCGCCTCGACGAGGAGGAGCTCCGCCGCAAACGCGAGGCGCTGTCCGCGCTGGCGCCGAATCCGGTGTGCGTCTCCGGCCTGACCGGCGACCGGGTCGACGACCTCCGCGAGCGCGTCGAGGCCGAACTCCCCGACTGGAAGCGCGAGCGGCTGCTGCTCCCGCTGTCGGACGACGCGATGAGCCTCGTCTCGTGGGTCCACGACAACGGCCACGTCGAACGCGAGGAGTACGACGCCACGCAGGTGGACCTGGAGTTCGAGGCGCCGCCCTCGGTCGTCGAGCAGGCGCGCTCGCGGGCGGCCGACCTCGACAGCCAGGCGCCACCGGAGTCGGTCGAATCGCCGTAG
- a CDS encoding 2,5-diamino-6-(ribosylamino)-4(3H)-pyrimidinone 5'-phosphate reductase produces the protein MYVHVNAAVSVDGKLSSRRREQVEISGADDFDRVDRIRAAADAVLVGVGTVLADDPHLTLDEEDRRVQRLRDGRPGNPARVVADSRARTPTDARILDDEATTYLLVNDAADPDRLDALRDAGAEIVSAGGDGSDGDDTGSEDGENAHAGRVDLRAAFDALEREGIERVMVEGGGEVIFSLFEAGLVDELTVYVGSLVIGGRGAPTLADGEGFVDDFPELDLTDVERLDDGVQLSYET, from the coding sequence GTGTACGTTCACGTCAACGCCGCCGTCTCCGTCGACGGGAAGCTCTCCTCGCGCCGCCGCGAGCAGGTCGAGATCAGCGGTGCCGACGACTTCGACCGGGTCGACCGGATCCGCGCGGCCGCGGACGCCGTGCTCGTCGGCGTCGGAACGGTCCTCGCGGACGACCCGCACCTCACCCTCGACGAGGAGGACCGCCGCGTCCAGCGCCTGCGCGACGGCCGTCCCGGAAATCCAGCCCGCGTCGTCGCCGACTCGCGCGCCCGTACCCCGACGGACGCCCGGATCCTCGACGACGAGGCGACCACCTACCTGCTCGTGAACGACGCGGCCGACCCCGACCGCCTGGACGCCCTCCGCGACGCCGGCGCCGAGATCGTCTCGGCCGGCGGCGATGGCAGCGATGGCGACGACACCGGAAGCGAGGACGGCGAGAACGCCCACGCCGGCCGCGTCGACCTCCGGGCCGCCTTCGACGCGCTCGAACGCGAGGGGATCGAGCGCGTCATGGTGGAGGGCGGCGGCGAGGTGATCTTCTCGCTGTTCGAGGCCGGCCTCGTCGACGAACTCACCGTCTACGTCGGCTCGCTCGTGATCGGCGGCCGCGGGGCGCCGACGCTCGCGGACGGGGAGGGGTTCGTCGACGACTTCCCCGAACTCGACCTGACGGACGTGGAACGCCTCGATGATGGCGTCCAGCTCTCGTACGAGACTTGA
- a CDS encoding ribosome assembly factor SBDS: MISLDEAVTARLESHGTRFEVLIDPDAALAIKRGEFEGDLEDVIAAEDVFENASRGDRPPEEDVEEVFGTTDAMEIIPEVVKRGEIQITAEQRKEMLEQKHKQLVNRITRNAVNPQMDDAPHPPERIERALEEAGFTVEPMEPVENQIDDALEALRPVIPIRFDEVTIAVQLPADYAGSGQAKVREFGELEREEWQSDGSWVGVVTFPAGLQNDFYDLVNEVSSGEADTRVVKEEDEISRR, encoded by the coding sequence ATGATATCACTCGACGAGGCCGTCACCGCCAGACTGGAGTCGCACGGCACACGATTCGAGGTGCTCATCGACCCGGACGCGGCGCTGGCGATCAAGCGCGGCGAGTTCGAGGGCGACCTGGAGGACGTGATCGCCGCCGAGGACGTCTTCGAGAACGCCTCCCGCGGCGACCGCCCGCCCGAGGAGGACGTCGAGGAGGTGTTCGGCACGACCGACGCGATGGAGATCATCCCGGAGGTCGTCAAGCGCGGGGAGATCCAGATCACCGCCGAGCAGCGCAAGGAGATGCTCGAACAGAAGCACAAACAGCTGGTCAACCGGATCACGCGCAACGCGGTGAACCCGCAGATGGACGACGCGCCTCACCCGCCCGAGCGCATCGAGCGCGCGCTTGAGGAGGCCGGGTTCACCGTCGAGCCGATGGAGCCCGTCGAGAACCAGATCGACGACGCGCTGGAGGCGCTCCGGCCGGTCATCCCGATCCGGTTCGACGAGGTGACGATCGCGGTGCAGCTGCCCGCCGACTACGCCGGCTCCGGGCAGGCGAAGGTGCGCGAGTTCGGGGAGTTGGAGCGCGAGGAGTGGCAAAGCGACGGCTCGTGGGTCGGCGTCGTCACGTTCCCCGCGGGGCTGCAGAACGACTTCTACGACCTGGTGAACGAGGTGTCCAGCGGCGAGGCGGACACACGCGTCGTGAAGGAGGAAGACGAGATCAGTCGCCGCTAG
- the moaC gene encoding cyclic pyranopterin monophosphate synthase MoaC, translated as MSDDDLTHTDDAGDVQMVNVGEKPDSARRAVARGTIHLTESTVEAVRGNEVKKGDVLATARIGAVQAVKHTWETIPMCHQIPITNVDTDFEMDEERIDLEVAVETTGKTGCEMEALEGVTTGLNVVWDMVKAAEKDATGGYPNTRITDVEVVTKDKTVLE; from the coding sequence ATGAGCGACGACGACCTCACACACACCGACGACGCGGGCGACGTGCAGATGGTGAACGTCGGCGAGAAGCCCGACTCCGCCCGGCGAGCGGTCGCGCGCGGCACGATCCACCTCACCGAGTCGACGGTCGAGGCCGTCCGCGGCAACGAGGTGAAGAAGGGCGACGTGCTCGCGACCGCGCGGATCGGCGCGGTGCAGGCGGTGAAACACACCTGGGAGACGATCCCGATGTGCCACCAGATCCCGATCACGAACGTCGACACCGACTTCGAGATGGACGAGGAGCGCATCGACCTGGAGGTCGCCGTCGAGACGACCGGGAAGACGGGCTGCGAGATGGAGGCGCTCGAGGGAGTCACGACCGGCCTGAACGTCGTCTGGGACATGGTGAAGGCCGCCGAGAAGGACGCGACCGGCGGCTACCCGAACACCCGGATCACGGACGTGGAAGTCGTGACGAAGGACAAGACCGTGCTGGAGTGA
- a CDS encoding enoyl-CoA hydratase/isomerase family protein: MPESDTVTLDIDEEIATITIDRPDKLNALNVETLEALRSAIAEAEDAEVRALVLTGAGEKAFIAGADISYMKDLGTPEAQAYAELGHDIARSLETFPAPSIAAVNGYAFGGGCELALACDLRVAAENAVFGQTEIDLGIVPGWGGTQRLPRLVNDEVARRLILFGDRIDATDAHEYGMVGEVVAHDQLDSRIDELTADLAAQPKFAVAAAKEAINQSYETGLGAGLEYEQRVFSGLFGTPDQREGMDAFVNKRDPEFE; encoded by the coding sequence GTGCCCGAATCCGACACCGTCACCCTCGACATCGACGAGGAGATCGCCACGATCACGATCGACCGCCCGGACAAGCTCAACGCCCTGAACGTCGAGACCCTGGAGGCGCTCCGGTCGGCCATCGCGGAGGCCGAGGACGCCGAGGTGCGCGCGCTCGTGCTCACCGGCGCGGGTGAGAAGGCGTTCATCGCCGGCGCGGACATCTCCTACATGAAGGACCTCGGCACGCCCGAGGCGCAGGCGTACGCGGAGCTGGGCCACGACATCGCGCGGTCGCTGGAGACGTTCCCCGCGCCCAGCATCGCAGCGGTCAACGGCTACGCCTTCGGCGGCGGCTGTGAACTCGCGCTCGCGTGCGACCTCCGCGTCGCCGCCGAGAACGCCGTCTTCGGGCAGACCGAGATCGATCTCGGGATCGTTCCCGGCTGGGGCGGCACCCAGCGGCTCCCGCGACTCGTCAACGACGAGGTCGCCCGGCGGCTGATCCTCTTCGGCGACCGGATCGACGCGACCGACGCCCACGAGTACGGCATGGTCGGCGAGGTCGTCGCCCACGACCAGCTCGACTCCCGGATCGACGAGCTGACCGCCGATCTGGCGGCCCAGCCGAAGTTCGCCGTCGCGGCGGCCAAGGAGGCGATCAACCAGTCGTACGAGACGGGGCTGGGGGCCGGGCTGGAGTACGAACAGCGCGTCTTCTCGGGGCTGTTCGGGACGCCGGACCAGCGGGAGGGGATGGACGCGTTCGTGAACAAGCGGGACCCCGAATTCGAGTAA
- a CDS encoding DUF5787 family protein encodes MFRGAGDSEFAFELLVSRWAELAWHPAADERPVVVARQLGTRERRWDTVVIEVDPDALAVRRAFGDRGLDSDLLRVVRGAPREYAWYRDALEDPGFPWRYVREAVHRAAGRDLIEKRGGRNGRIEFRRKREYPDWVERVVAIENKPDLDASAAAALSDQLRHDVDAGLADEVWVATSATGDRVSPALLEDMPVEVGVMEFDFSEGVDVDADAAEVVWHPTALAADGDPRTRLLLAERAYGKGWRSFRETMRPDCRHFELRREGRALVPYCTAKERVPTAAECKGGCPDFSPEPPQWRSNGWPIEGGPGKGIRALLERRRARERRRAVGEE; translated from the coding sequence GTGTTTCGGGGCGCCGGCGACAGCGAGTTCGCCTTCGAGCTGCTCGTCAGCCGCTGGGCCGAACTCGCGTGGCACCCCGCAGCGGACGAGCGGCCGGTCGTCGTCGCGCGACAGCTGGGCACCCGCGAGCGCCGCTGGGACACCGTCGTCATCGAGGTCGACCCCGACGCGCTGGCGGTGCGGCGCGCGTTCGGCGACCGCGGACTCGATTCGGATCTCCTTCGCGTCGTCCGCGGCGCGCCCCGTGAGTACGCGTGGTACCGCGACGCCCTCGAGGACCCCGGGTTCCCGTGGCGGTACGTCCGGGAGGCCGTCCACCGCGCGGCCGGCCGCGACCTGATCGAGAAGCGCGGCGGGCGGAACGGCCGGATCGAGTTTCGCCGAAAGCGCGAGTACCCCGACTGGGTCGAGCGCGTCGTCGCGATCGAGAACAAGCCGGATCTGGACGCCAGCGCGGCCGCGGCGCTGTCTGACCAGCTCCGTCACGACGTGGACGCCGGCCTCGCCGACGAGGTGTGGGTCGCGACCTCGGCGACGGGGGACCGGGTGTCGCCGGCGCTGTTGGAGGACATGCCCGTCGAGGTCGGCGTCATGGAGTTCGATTTCTCCGAGGGCGTCGACGTCGACGCCGACGCCGCCGAGGTGGTATGGCACCCGACCGCGCTCGCCGCCGACGGCGACCCCCGAACCCGGCTGCTGCTGGCCGAACGCGCCTACGGGAAGGGCTGGCGGTCGTTCCGCGAGACGATGCGGCCCGACTGCCGGCACTTCGAGCTTCGCAGGGAGGGCCGCGCGCTCGTTCCGTACTGCACGGCGAAGGAACGCGTTCCGACAGCCGCCGAGTGCAAGGGCGGCTGCCCGGACTTCTCGCCGGAGCCGCCGCAGTGGCGGTCGAACGGCTGGCCGATCGAGGGCGGTCCGGGGAAGGGGATCCGGGCGCTGCTGGAGCGGCGGCGAGCGCGGGAGCGAAGACGGGCGGTCGGTGAGGAGTGA
- a CDS encoding inositol monophosphatase family protein, translating into MTDQPSTPTDIDDRLDTAVSAAEHGGTVALDSFRTSLDVETKAEGSMDAVTAVDRAVQERVFEFIGERYPDDAIVGEEDDALKTVPEEGVAWVVDPIDGTNNYVAGNRVWMTSVAVCRDGDPVAAANFAPATGDLYAAGADRTRRNGDPAAVSDETDPESFLVNPIFGVSRSDRRELSAVVDTVLAEFGDLRRFGCAQAALSGVATGELEATVSTVELNDWDTAAGVHLVRRAGGTATDVHGDRWRPGSRGLIASNGEAHDTLVESFAPEE; encoded by the coding sequence ATGACCGATCAGCCGTCGACACCGACGGATATCGACGACAGACTCGACACCGCGGTCTCCGCGGCCGAGCACGGGGGAACCGTCGCGCTCGACTCCTTCCGCACGTCGCTCGACGTGGAGACGAAAGCCGAGGGCTCGATGGACGCCGTCACGGCGGTCGACCGGGCCGTCCAGGAACGCGTGTTCGAGTTCATCGGCGAGCGATACCCCGACGACGCGATCGTCGGCGAGGAGGACGACGCGCTGAAGACGGTGCCGGAGGAGGGCGTCGCCTGGGTCGTCGACCCGATCGACGGCACGAACAACTACGTCGCCGGCAACCGCGTCTGGATGACCAGCGTCGCGGTCTGCCGCGACGGCGACCCCGTCGCCGCCGCGAACTTCGCGCCCGCGACCGGCGACCTGTACGCCGCGGGCGCGGACCGGACCCGCCGTAACGGCGACCCGGCCGCCGTCAGCGACGAGACCGATCCGGAGTCGTTCCTCGTCAACCCGATCTTCGGAGTGTCGCGGTCGGACAGACGGGAACTGTCGGCCGTCGTCGACACCGTGCTCGCGGAGTTCGGCGACCTCCGGCGGTTCGGCTGCGCGCAGGCGGCGCTGTCGGGCGTCGCGACCGGCGAACTGGAGGCGACCGTCTCGACGGTCGAGCTCAACGACTGGGACACCGCGGCGGGCGTCCACCTCGTCCGGCGAGCGGGCGGCACGGCGACAGACGTGCACGGCGATCGCTGGCGCCCGGGCTCACGAGGGTTGATCGCCTCGAACGGCGAGGCACACGACACGCTCGTCGAGTCGTTCGCGCCCGAGGAGTGA
- a CDS encoding DUF1326 domain-containing protein, translating to MTTEWRITGDYVEACNCEVACQCVWLEPPDDDVCTVSLVWNIEDGQYGDTDLTGRKVAMLAYTEEGVMFAPDTEWYVALLIDDEADDDQRAALEEIYFGRAGGIWAAVADAHFETTEVTTAPITFSKEDDEISSTVGDVVTMDVVGKAGFNEDIGTVSPHPLAKGMEPKTGKSRTATVSYNDEFAWDVSGNNSYFAEFDLANA from the coding sequence ATGACAACCGAATGGCGGATCACGGGAGACTACGTCGAAGCCTGTAACTGCGAAGTCGCGTGTCAGTGCGTCTGGCTTGAGCCTCCGGACGATGATGTCTGTACGGTCTCACTCGTCTGGAACATCGAGGACGGGCAGTACGGCGATACGGATCTAACCGGACGCAAGGTAGCAATGCTCGCCTACACCGAGGAGGGCGTCATGTTCGCGCCCGACACGGAGTGGTACGTCGCGCTCCTCATCGACGACGAGGCCGACGACGATCAGCGGGCCGCGCTCGAAGAGATATACTTCGGTCGGGCCGGTGGAATCTGGGCCGCCGTTGCCGACGCTCACTTCGAAACCACCGAGGTCACGACGGCCCCGATCACCTTCTCCAAGGAGGACGACGAGATCTCCTCCACGGTCGGTGACGTGGTCACCATGGATGTGGTCGGGAAGGCCGGCTTCAACGAGGATATCGGCACCGTTTCACCGCACCCGCTCGCGAAAGGGATGGAGCCGAAGACCGGAAAGTCGAGGACGGCGACGGTGTCGTACAACGACGAATTCGCATGGGACGTCTCGGGGAACAACTCGTACTTCGCCGAGTTCGATCTGGCGAACGCCTAA
- a CDS encoding FUN14 domain-containing protein: protein MPGPELLAQLDIDPRQLGFELGTGAVIGGIIGFAAKKIAKLIAVIVGLELALFKFLESRGVLTVNWDKLGGAFESLGSAATAETPPTWVETILSTLSVSAGFTGGFFVGFKRG, encoded by the coding sequence ATGCCAGGACCGGAACTGCTCGCACAGTTGGATATCGACCCCCGGCAGCTCGGCTTCGAGCTGGGGACGGGGGCCGTCATCGGGGGGATCATCGGGTTCGCGGCCAAGAAGATCGCGAAGCTGATCGCGGTGATCGTCGGGCTGGAGCTCGCGCTGTTCAAGTTCCTCGAATCCCGTGGAGTCCTGACGGTGAACTGGGACAAGCTCGGCGGCGCGTTCGAGTCGCTCGGCAGCGCCGCGACCGCCGAGACGCCACCCACGTGGGTCGAGACGATCCTCTCGACGCTGTCGGTGTCCGCGGGCTTCACCGGCGGCTTCTTCGTCGGCTTCAAGCGGGGATGA
- a CDS encoding bis(5'-nucleosyl)-tetraphosphatase, with protein sequence MPVEATSAGAILFRDTRGKREYLLLKSRPGDWEFPKGGVEGEEELQQTAIREVTEEAGVEDFRLIDGFREEYDYVFEAGGNTIHKTVHLFIAHSFEASAELSTEHRDLQWRDYEQALNTITQDGPRDILEQAHDYLDELKATEAEGYLLESES encoded by the coding sequence ATGCCGGTCGAAGCGACTAGCGCTGGAGCCATCCTCTTCCGCGACACCCGCGGCAAACGGGAGTATCTGCTCCTGAAGAGCCGACCCGGGGACTGGGAGTTCCCCAAGGGCGGGGTCGAAGGGGAAGAGGAACTCCAGCAGACGGCGATCAGAGAAGTGACCGAGGAGGCGGGAGTCGAGGACTTCCGGCTCATCGACGGCTTCCGCGAGGAGTACGACTACGTGTTCGAGGCGGGCGGGAACACCATCCACAAGACGGTGCACCTGTTCATCGCCCACTCGTTCGAGGCCTCCGCGGAACTGTCGACCGAACACCGCGACCTGCAGTGGCGCGACTACGAGCAGGCGCTCAACACCATCACCCAGGACGGCCCCCGCGACATCCTCGAACAGGCCCACGACTACCTGGACGAGCTCAAGGCGACCGAGGCCGAGGGGTACCTCCTCGAATCCGAGAGCTGA